The following proteins are co-located in the Pedobacter sp. FW305-3-2-15-E-R2A2 genome:
- the pepE gene encoding dipeptidase PepE → MKNILLASTSTLFGEEYLAYLLPELKSFFEGISEIVFIPFARPGGISHDEYTEKVREVFHSLNISVRGLHTFTDPLEAIQQAEGFFTGGGNTFLLVQQLHQLNLMEDLKIAVEAGTPYLGTSAGSNIGGLNMKNTNDMPIVYPPDFTTMGLVPFNINAHYLDPDPNSTHNGETRETRIKEFHVFNDTPVVGLREGSWIRVQGEEVTTVGNRPSRIFRPQMAPYELESGSVLRF, encoded by the coding sequence ATGAAAAATATACTGCTTGCAAGTACCTCAACCCTGTTTGGAGAAGAATATCTGGCTTATCTCCTGCCCGAATTAAAGTCTTTCTTTGAAGGGATTTCTGAGATTGTATTTATTCCCTTTGCACGTCCCGGAGGCATCAGCCATGATGAGTATACAGAGAAGGTCAGAGAGGTATTTCATTCCCTGAACATTAGCGTAAGGGGGCTTCATACTTTTACTGATCCTCTGGAAGCCATCCAACAGGCGGAAGGTTTTTTCACGGGAGGAGGGAATACCTTCCTGCTGGTTCAACAGCTTCATCAACTCAACCTGATGGAGGACCTTAAAATAGCCGTGGAAGCTGGCACCCCTTATCTGGGGACGAGCGCAGGCAGCAATATCGGTGGCCTCAATATGAAGAATACAAACGATATGCCCATTGTATATCCTCCTGATTTTACCACGATGGGACTTGTTCCTTTTAACATTAATGCGCATTATCTGGATCCGGATCCAAACAGCACACATAACGGCGAAACCAGAGAAACCCGGATCAAAGAATTCCATGTCTTTAATGACACTCCGGTAGTGGGGCTCAGGGAGGGAAGCTGGATCCGCGTTCAGGGGGAAGAGGTAACGACTGTAGGAAACAGGCCTTCCCGCATATTCAGACCACAAATGGCACCTTATGAACTGGAGTCAGGCTCGGTATTAAGATTTTAA
- the pxpB gene encoding 5-oxoprolinase subunit PxpB, translating into MTQKTNSFKCYPLGDAAVVIQLGDQISPAINAKVRAICAYLDEYSFEGFIEYVPAFTTVTLYYEPWVINYTKLLPLLQEMANEVLEEQEVPSGPVLDIPVLYGGEWGPDLDFVASHNKISTAEVIALHTAPEYLVYMIGFAPGFPYLGGMNELIATPRKDTPRMKIAAGSVGIAGEQTGIYPIETPGGWQIIGRSPIDLFDLNREVPAFLKAGDKVRFVAISEKEFKKIRRSKNGD; encoded by the coding sequence ATGACACAGAAAACAAATTCTTTTAAATGCTATCCGCTTGGTGATGCCGCAGTCGTGATCCAGCTTGGTGATCAGATCAGTCCTGCCATCAATGCAAAGGTGCGGGCGATATGTGCTTACCTGGATGAGTATAGCTTTGAAGGTTTTATCGAATATGTACCTGCATTTACTACGGTGACCTTATATTATGAACCCTGGGTCATCAACTACACTAAATTGCTGCCGCTCCTTCAGGAAATGGCAAATGAAGTGCTGGAAGAACAGGAGGTTCCATCGGGCCCGGTATTGGACATTCCCGTTCTATATGGGGGCGAATGGGGGCCGGATCTGGACTTTGTAGCCAGTCATAATAAGATCAGCACCGCTGAAGTAATTGCCCTTCATACCGCCCCGGAATACCTGGTGTATATGATCGGTTTTGCACCTGGCTTTCCTTATCTCGGCGGAATGAACGAATTGATTGCTACCCCAAGAAAAGATACACCAAGAATGAAAATTGCTGCCGGATCGGTAGGCATCGCAGGGGAACAAACAGGGATCTATCCCATTGAAACCCCGGGAGGATGGCAGATCATCGGCAGAAGTCCGATTGATCTTTTTGACCTGAACAGGGAAGTTCCTGCATTCCTTAAAGCGGGTGATAAAGTACGCTTTGTCGCAATTTCCGAAAAAGAGTTTAAGAAAATAAGGAGGAGTAAAAATGGGGATTAA